In a genomic window of Pontibacter liquoris:
- a CDS encoding DUF4382 domain-containing protein encodes MKRKHLIPLMLGCLVWFSACDNDNDTTGTTKMEVRMTDAPGDYAEVNIDVQSVQVSKEADGKDADWITLDEINPGVYNLLDFANGRDTLLASATLPAGNISQIRLILGDNNTLKLKDGTVVPLKTPSGQQSGVKLAINATLESDVTYVLLLDFDAGKSVVARGNGQYNLKPVVRTITQAVAGGIKGTVTPAEYKPGIYVISATDTITGFANDGGDFLIKGVPAGTYTLKFFTEGDAHNKTVENVSVTQNQIKDLGAITLE; translated from the coding sequence ATGAAAAGAAAACACTTGATCCCCCTGATGCTTGGCTGCCTGGTTTGGTTCAGCGCCTGTGACAACGACAACGACACGACCGGCACCACAAAAATGGAGGTGCGCATGACGGACGCCCCCGGCGACTATGCCGAAGTAAATATTGACGTGCAATCGGTGCAGGTGAGCAAAGAAGCTGATGGCAAGGATGCGGACTGGATCACGCTGGACGAAATAAACCCCGGCGTTTACAACCTGCTGGATTTTGCCAATGGCCGGGACACCCTGCTGGCCAGCGCCACCCTGCCGGCCGGCAACATTTCCCAGATCAGGCTTATACTGGGCGATAACAACACCCTGAAGCTGAAAGACGGAACCGTAGTGCCACTTAAAACGCCCAGCGGGCAGCAGTCCGGTGTGAAGCTGGCCATCAATGCCACGCTGGAAAGCGATGTGACCTATGTGCTGCTGTTAGACTTTGACGCCGGCAAATCAGTGGTAGCCCGGGGCAACGGCCAGTATAACCTCAAGCCGGTGGTGCGGACCATTACCCAGGCTGTGGCCGGTGGTATAAAAGGAACCGTGACACCAGCTGAATACAAGCCAGGCATTTACGTGATCTCTGCCACCGACACCATCACTGGTTTTGCAAATGATGGTGGCGACTTCCTGATCAAAGGCGTGCCGGCTGGTACCTACACCTTGAAGTTCTTTACCGAAGGCGATGCCCACAACAAGACGGTTGAAAATGTGAGCGTCACTCAAAACCAGATCAAAGACCTGGGCGCCATCACGCTTGAGTAA